A genomic region of Dermacentor andersoni chromosome 9, qqDerAnde1_hic_scaffold, whole genome shotgun sequence contains the following coding sequences:
- the LOC126527753 gene encoding lupus La protein-like, whose amino-acid sequence MTNADVENASADVSALEAQIIKQVEYYFGDFNLPRDKFLQGKLKLDDGWVTIETLLTFNRLKSLTTAENVVAEALKKSTSQLLEVSDDGKKIRRSAAKPVPESNKEHQQKLDELSVYAKGFPATATIDDLLEFFGQFGQCINVFMRRYPKTRKFKGSVFATFSTKEEADAFLAKEGVKFNELELTRSMKTDYVARKKQERQARLDEKAKKKAADKEAAGGGDAGAAEEPEAPEIVLGCLLRVKGLGEKTTWENLKQALAPYAAVAFVDYSRGQPEAVLRFVEEGSAQAVLAKLEAQGEGLKIYGNEVTAEALEGDEEVEYWKKLTAAKRDKKNRFKGGQRGNKGGHGRGRQQCGRRQDRGKKRAAEDDAGDDNSEAKKPAAQESTGGAKDDSAPNEAKRSKTDGEAAAE is encoded by the coding sequence ATGACGAATGCGGACGTTGAAAACGCCTCCGCCGACGTGTCGGCTCTCGAGGCCCAAATCATCAAGCAGGTCGAGTACTATTTTGGCGACTTCAACTTGCCTCGCGACAAGTTCCTCCAGGGCAAGCTCAAACTGGACGACGGCTGGGTGACGATAGAAACCCTGCTGACATTCAACAGGCTGAAGAGCCTCACCACGGCGGAGAACGTGGTGGCCGAGGCGCTCAAAAAGTCCACCAGTCAGCTCCTGGAGGTCAGCGACGACGGGAAGAAGATCCGCCGCAGCGCCGCCAAGCCCGTGCCCGAGAGCAACAAGGAACACCAGCAGAAGCTGGACGAACTGAGCGTCTACGCCAAGGGTTTCCCGGCCACCGCCACCATCGACGACCTGCTGGAATTTTTCGGACAGTTCGGCCAGTGCATCAACGTCTTCATGAGGCGCTACCCCAAGACGCGCAAGTTCAAGGGCTCCGTGTTCGCCACGTTCTCGACGAAGGAAGAAGCCGATGCGTTCCTCGCGAAGGAGGGAGTCAAGTTCAACGAGCTCGAGCTGACGCGGTCCATGAAGACGGACTACGTGGCCCGAAAGAAGCAGGAGCGCCAGGCCAGGCTAGACGAGAAGGCCAAGAAGAAGGCCGCCGACAAAGAAGCGGCGGGAGGCGGTGACGCCGGCGCCGCCGAGGAGCCGGAGGCGCCCGAAATCGTGCTCGGTTGCCTTCTGCGCGTCAAAGGGCTCGGCGAGAAGACCACGTGGGAGAACCTCAAGCAGGCCCTTGCGCCGTACGCCGCGGTCGCTTTCGTCGATTACTCGAGGGGCCAACCGGAGGCCGTGCTGCGTTTCGTCGAGGAAGGCTCCGCGCAAGCCGTCCTGGCCAAGCTCGAGGCGCAGGGCGAAGGCCTCAAGATCTACGGGAACGAGGTCACTGCCGAGGCCTTGGAAGGAGACGAGGAGGTCGAGTACTGGAAGAAGCTGACCGCGGCCAAGCGAGACAAGAAGAACCGCTTCAAGGGCGGTCAACGCGGCAACAAGGGTGGTCATGGAAGAGGTCGCCAGCAATGCGGCCGGAGGCAAGACCGAGGCAAGAAGCGCGCCGCCGAAGACGATGCTGGCGACGACAACAGCGAAGCCAAGAAGCCAGCCGCGCAAGAAAGCACGGGAGGCGCCAAGGACGATAGCGCACCCAACGAAGCCAAGAGGTCCAAGACCGACGGTGAAGCGGCTGCCGAATAG
- the LOC126527743 gene encoding uncharacterized protein, with product MSNGRCLGMATTPTSQPVSRGRGRGRGRARLGIQVAHTSSSNTAANTGKPNVACAVDSTLSTAAPSVPVRDFAADQLAYKRLDPISARAGGDASAPPAVNRMRANKATKLPRNAQQHNWHCHPSGVQDSVESNRKSHPTLSTNDSSNSPMSHRPSLPRRCRVEPGCTFRPERSGQQHRPVTGKVLHDRSNSKTDAKTCGPSSGCPTGTKPFAPSSKSRKSLTTSNDAQHGRAVATGTGHLYALHLHNNCAELPPVEDIVKRLQEIQMEFQRDGLSMELPCSMTDTKPCWILNNLRTFNRILMRVDIELKEEEPRKLCVCSLDEAVVMHSNDNWVFDACILFHLLLKRHKCIQTLHLDKTAVASGYPQILCDALACNRGLRRLAIACWDFLPATERTLVYSLCKMPALEYICISKLSVTPSAAARIGDMIARAKCIRKVKFLENDMSPEAGTELMKGLCRNSGLELIWLDDNALGTGGARFLGEFLATSTKLRELSLSDVPCFDEQQLVFIAEGLKTNRSLEKLEIHGCRVAAGGIDRLAEVLKNNSTLKYLEVSACNLAQAETRSFAILLEFNTGLLEVNIRDNLIDDIGAIRLAQALKFNMHLEKLNLEANNINSPGVVSLVEALASNSVLKELTLGCVEAEDEEDERAVTAALNRTAAYDRVRLSCYDIRGVFQLSASLRMHADRITSVHLDASVDVDADCLKDLFVALATVSCLKFLCIDSQATMDGSAARRFAKLLCMTKTLKHVQINSCSADSVALETVMRGLKKNRSVLFMEIEFAACNTACTDAFVDMLKGNTTLTHFGYITTKLSELQVIARELPANHVLTSLKIWEKPSFREAIFEIHEILRRNVSYLNRAVEFAMEPERFGTQRYPAVAFEELCLTDSFQNHLASIVGPHRALEAMRNARRHITTNLFAITGVCQVPVTCWPHPEGARQIDCLNIFCWLNIFSHLKVTDIVV from the exons ATGTCGAATGGCCGCTGCCTTGGCATGGCAACAACGCCGACAAGCCAACCCGTATCCAGGGGCCGCGGTCGTGGCAGGGGCAGAGCCAG GCTTGGCATTCAGGTAGCCCATACTTCGAGCAGCAACACGGCTGCAAACACTGGAAAGCCGAATGTGGCTTGTGCAGTCGATAGCACATTATCCACAGCAGCACCCTCAGTTCCTGTTCGTGATTTTGCTGCTGACCAGTTGGCGTACAAGCGCTTAGACCCCATTAGTGCGAGAGCTGGTGGTGATGCCTCTGCACCCCCTGCGGTCAACAGGATGCGTGCAAACAAAGCCACCAAATTGCCTAGAAATGCACAGCAGCATAATTGGCACTGCCACCCAAGTGGTGTCCAGGATTCCGTGGAAAGTAATCGGAAGTCCCACCCTACGCTAAGTACAAACGATTCGAGCAACTCGCCTATGAGCCATAGGCCCAGCTTGCCCAGACGTTGCAGAGTTGAACCTGGGTGTACTTTTCGGCCAGAACGCAGCGGACAACAGCACAGGCCGGTCACAGGAAAAGTTCTGCATGACCGTTCCAACAGCAAGACTGATGCCAAGACCTGCGGGCCCTCCTCTGGCTGCCCTACAGGTACCAAACCATTTGCACCATCGTCAAAGAGTAGGAAAAGTCTGACTACTAGCAATGACGCTCAGCATGGGCGAGCTGTTGCCACTGGCACAGGTCATCTGTATGCGCTGCATTTGCACAACAATTGTGCCGAGTTGCCACCAGTAGAGGACATCGTGAAGCGTCTACAAGAAATACAAATGGAATTTCAAAGGGACGGCCTCAGTATGGAACTGCCATGCTCGATGACGGACACGAAGCCCTGCTGGATCTTGAACAACTTGAGGACGTTCAACCGCATCCTGATGAGAGTCGACATTGAACTGAAAGAAGAAGAGCCGCGCAAACTCTGCGTTTGTTCTCTCGACGAAGCGGTGGTGATGCACTCAAATGACAACTGGGTCTTTGACGCCTGCATCCTGTTCCACTTGCTCCTCAAAAGGCACAAGTGCATACAAACTTTGCACCTTGACAAGACAGCTGTGGCATCCGGTTACCCACAGATACTCTGCGATGCATTGGCCTGCAACAGGGGCCTTAGGCGCTTGGCCATCGCCTGTTGGGATTTCTTACCTGCCACAGAGCGCACACTCGTCTACTCATTGTGCAAGATGCCTGCACTCGAATATATTTGCATTTCGAAACTGTCTGTGACGCCAAGTGCAGCTGCACGTATCGGTGACATGATAGCGAGGGCGAAGTGCATACGCAAGGTTAAGTTCCTGGAAAATGACATGTCGCCCGAGGCTGGTACGGAGCTCATGAAGGGACTGTGTCGCAACAGCGGCCTTGAGCTGATTTGGCTTGACGACAATGCCCTCGGAACTGGCGGAGCACGTTTTCTTGGTGAATTCCTTGCCACGTCTACCAAGTTGCGAGAGCTGTCGCTGAGTGATGTGCCATGCTTCGATGAACAACAACTGGTGTTCATTGCAGAGGGGCTGAAGACAAATCGTAGCCTCGAGAAATTGGAGATTCATGGGTGCCGCGTTGCTGCGGGTGGCATCGACAGGCTTGCCGAAGTTCTAAAGAACAACAGCACTCTGAAGTACTTGGAAGTGTCCGCATGCAACCTTGCGCAAGCGGAAACCAGGTCTTTCGCAATCCTTTTAGAGTTTAACACTGGTCTCCTTGAAGTAAACATCAGGGACAACCTTATCGATGACATTGGAGCGATTCGGCTGGCACAGGCATTGAAGTTCAATATGCACCTGGAGAAGCTGAACCTTGAGGCTAACAACATCAACTCACCGGGAGTGGTTTCGCTTGTCGAAGCACTTGCGAGCAACAGTGTGTTGAAGGAGCTAACGCTGGGCTGCGTTGAAGCGGAGGATGAAGAGGATGAACGGGCAGTCACTGCCGCTTTAAATCGCACAGCTGCCTATGACCGTGTGCGACTGAGCTGCTATGACATTCGGGGTGTTTTTCAGCTCTCAGCGAGCCTTCGCATGCATGCTGACCGTATCACATCAGTGCACTTAGATGCAAGTGTCGACGTCGATGCCGATTGCCTCAAGGACCTGTTTGTTGCACTGGCTACTGTTTCATGCCTAAAATTTCTCTGCATAGATTCCCAAGCCACTATGGATGGTTCCGCTGCCAGGAGGTTTGCCAAGCTACTGTGTATGACGAAAACGTTGAAGCATGTTCAGATAAACTCCTGCAGTGCTGACAGCGTGGCGCTGGAAACAGTCATGAGGGGCTTGAAGAAGAACCGGTCTGTGTTGTTCATGGAGATAGAGTTTGCAGCCTGCAACACTGCTTGCACTGACGCATTTGTGGACATGTTGAAGGGCAACACAACGCTCACCCATTTTGGCTACATTACCACCAAGCTTTCTGAGCTGCAAGTGATAGCTCGCGAGCTGCCAGCAAATCACGTCCTGACGTCCCTCAAGATTTGGGAGAAGCCCAGCTTCAGGGAGGCCATCTTCGAGATTCATGAAATCCTTCGGCGTAATGTCTCGTACCTCAACCGAGCTGTCGAGTTTGCCATGGAGCCAGAGAGGTTTGGTACCCAGCGGTATCCAGCTGTGGCTTTCGAGGAGCTTTGCCTGACGGACTCTTTCCAGAACCATCTTGCCAGCATTGTCGGACCACACCGTGCGCTCGAGGCGATGCGCAATGCCCGTCGACACATCACGACAAACCTGTTTGCTATCACAGGTGTGTGCCAAGTGCCGGTCACTTGCTGGCCGCACCCAGAAGGTGCACGGCAAATAGACTGTCTGAACATCTTTTGTTGGCTCAACATCTTTTCCCATCTGAAGGTAACGGACATTGTAGTCTGA
- the LOC126527745 gene encoding uncharacterized protein, whose amino-acid sequence MVDRQSSLEGGIDKSLKTVRTMEAPGDCQDVTHTAAETVSGKSSRRVSHYIDDRIRHIRGVLARSGINFDRACTFDANGDCWLSAKLTPWNKLIAPLGLELSELEPSKLYLRSINVDGRIQPEVKAVHESAYIFTWLPKQHACVQAIHLNENVLYQKPAYALKLALGESARLRHLRLKGGYSTPFSERDLSEGMRPLAGLESFEFLKLDVASHKLARDIAALLRRNADHLAKVAFERNALSQRSTATLLAALAKCEALAKLSFDHNHLNKANIAAMAAVIRSCNQLKELSLRYSFGEEGHIGPIAEALQFNVSLVELKLHACEAPLAPLFKALETNATIRLLDLDSSTLSSTATACLAEALRHNKGLRSVALQHCSVVDSGAVVLASVMAQNVTLETLDLSYNYVGLRGITAFCQALGKNDVLRKVSFGSFEASDQQRRDLAHLLNQCQCYGRIALPWIDVDLTPLTMALILDSQSPSELDLDETNELSCSLFCALFDALATNTAVRVLKVEARHYEPLKAEALRKVLISTESIKSLELQMGINSFEGSLLVDVSKALQVNTTVTELIIYTREVGLRSSKEFAKMLSHNRTLTRIVLHCQYLETKRLEMLSRGMIENRVVTSFTFNHPLRRNHSTFRLHEALRRNITLLNMAVKFVMQSNLTKHCAQAFETLRGTSLLVSQVSKVCGKPEKDAVADIDAADKYIRSHYLYVTGVVRFSVKCYPSTQTQVDALNDYCWLAIAEFLKVSDVLDE is encoded by the exons ATGGTCGACCGGCAGTCATCCTTGGAAGGAGGGATTGACAAAAGCTTGAAGACGGTCCGAACAATGGAGGCGCCCGGGGATTGCCAAGACGTAACGCACACAGCCGCCGAAACCGTCAGCGGTAAGTCGTCTCGAAGAGTCTCCCATTACATCGACGACCGCATCCGTCATATCCGCGGCGTCCTCGCCCGTAGCGGCATTAACTTCGACCGGGCCTGCACCTTCGATGCCAATGGCGACTGTTGGCTGTCCGCAAAGTTGACTCCGTGGAACAAGCTAATCGCACCGCTGGGCCTAGAGCTCAGCGAGTTGGAACCGTCGAAGCTCTACCTTCGCTCCATCAACGTCGATGGTCGGATCCAGCCTGAGGTGAAAGCGGTGCACGAAAGCGCGTACATCTTTACGTGGCTGCCCAAGCAGCACGCGTGCGTGCAAGCCATACATCTGAACGAGAACGTCCTCTACCAAAAGCCGGCGTACGCGCTGAAGCTCGCGCTTGGCGAGAGCGCCCGCTTGCGTCACCTCAGGCTGAAAGGCGGCTACTCGACACCTTTCAGCGAACGCGACCTGTCCGAGGGCATGAGGCCGTTGGCGGGCCTCGAGAGCTTCGAATTCCTCAAGCTGGACGTCGCTTCCCACAAGCTTGCCAGGGACATCGCGGCCCTTCTGCGCAGAAACGCGGACCACCTTGCCAAGGTAGCGTTCGAGCGCAACGCACTCTCGCAACGTAGCACTGCCACCCTTCTCGCCGCGCTCGCCAAGTGCGAGGCCCTCGCCAAACTTTCGTTCGACCACAACCACCTGAACAAGGCCAACATCGCAGCGATGGCCGCAGTAATCCGCTCCTGCAACCAGCTGAAGGAGCTGTCCCTTCGCTACAGCTTTGGGGAGGAAGGACACATCGGTCCCATCGCGGAGGCGCTGCAGTTCAACGTGTCGCTCGTGGAACTGAAGTTGCACGCGTGTGAGGCGCCTTTGGCACCGCTCTTCAAAGCCCTGGAGACGAACGCGACTATAAGGCTATTGGACCTGGACTCTTCCACGTTGTCCTccaccgctacggcgtgccttgcCGAAGCTCTGCGCCACAACAAGGGACTCCGGTCGGTCGCGCTGCAGCACTGCAGTGTGGTTGACTCTGGCGCCGTAGTGCTTGCCAGCGTAATGGCGCAAAATGTTACGCTCGAAACACTGGACCTGTCTTACAATTACGTTGGCTTACGAGGCATCACGGCTTTCTGCCAGGCTCTGGGGAAGAATGACGTTCTAAGAAAAGTCTCCTTCGGATCCTTCGAGGCTTCAGATCAGCAAAG GAGGGACTTGGCTCATCTGCTGAACCAGTGCCAGTGCTATGGCCGCATCGCACTGCCATGGATTGACGTTGACCTGACACCCCTGACGATGGCATTGATACTGGATTCTCAGTCTCCCTCGGAACTCGACCTTGATGAAACTAACGAGCTCTCCTGCTCACTTTTTTGCGCACTTTTTGACGCTCTTGCCACCAACACTGCGGTCAGGGTCTTAAAGGTAGAGGCACGGCACTACGAACCCCTCAAGGCAGAAGCACTGCGCAAAGTGTTGATCTCCACTGAGTCTATCAAGAGCCTGGAGTTGCAGATGGGCATCAATTCGTTCGAAGGGTCCCTCCTTGTCGATGTATCCAAAGCCCTACAGGTCAACACAACTGTGACTGAGCTGATCATATACACGCGGGAAGTGGGCCTTCGCTCTTCTAAGGAATTTGCCAAAATGCTGTCGCACAACAGAACGTTGACGAGGATAGTGCTTCACTGTCAGTACCTCGAAACAAAGCGACTGGAGATGCTGTCTCGGGGAATGATAGAAAACAGGGTTGTCACATCATTCACGTTCAACCACCCCTTGCGGAGAAATCATTCCACATTCCGTCTTCACGAGGCTCTCAGGCGAAACATCACCTTGCTCAACATGGCAGTCAAGTTTGTGATGCAGAGCAATCTGACAAAGCACTGTGCCCAAGCATTTGAGACGTTGCGCGGAACTTCTTTGTTGGTGTCGCAGGTCTCCAAGGTATGTGGGAAGCCCGAAAAGGATGCCGTGGCAGACATTGATGCAGCAGACAAATACATACGTTCGCATTATCTCTATGTGACTGGAGTCGTCAGGTTTTCTGTGAAGTGCTACCCCAGCACACAGACGCAGGTGGATGCGTTGAATGATTACTGCTGGCTAGCAATTGCAGAGTTCCTCAAGGTTTCTGATGTGCTTGATGAATAA